The proteins below come from a single Argentina anserina chromosome 1, drPotAnse1.1, whole genome shotgun sequence genomic window:
- the LOC126800287 gene encoding uncharacterized protein LOC126800287 — protein MMLTITVTKPGLVRFSHDRTRCSQKFDRATCVWSMKMESKNSHNRMIEELSVELPKQPSLPHLDLSRDRPLQFNRGQPSNKDLDPDDMFEFGGYIARQAMCDEEYWTSAYVRAATRWEDRNNDKYVQSHIKKYTEQEFNEIKRRSNIQFGYKCRCIVTMTKDSKDVKRNVLQSMVGTVDLRTRYMMDGETFPEQLVKHSEFKDFKMTRENRYGYIANLCVIKPARCQGVGSNMLQFAIKQAKLDELERVYMHVDRKNKKAQGLYNKMGFQIVESASAQLEKDQLYLLYLKI, from the exons ATGATGTTGACGATTACAGTTACAAAACCTGGACTGGTGAGATTTTCCCATGACAGAACAAGGTGTTCTCAAAAGTTTGACAGGGCTACTTGTGTTTGGTCCAT GAAGATGGAATCAAAGAATTCACATAACAGGATGATTGAAGAATTGTCAGTAGAGCTTCCAAAACAACCTAGTCTTCCTCATCTTGATTTGTCTAGGGATCGTCCTCTTCAATTTAACCGGGGGCAACCTTCAAATAAAGATTTAGATCCTGATGATATGTTTGAATTTGGTGGATATATTGCACGACAAGCCATGTGTGATGAAGAATACTGG ACATCAGCATATGTACGTGCAGCAACTCGCTGGGAGGATCGCAATAATGACAA ATATGTTCAGAGCCACATAAAGAAATACACAGAGCAG GAATTTAATGAAATCAAAAGGCGAAGCAATATCCAGTTTGGCTATAAATGCAGATGCATTGTTACG ATGACGAAGGATTCAAAGGATGTGAAACGCAATGTTCTACAAAGCATGGTTGGGACAGTTGATTTGAGGACCCGATACATGATGGATGGAGAGACCTTTCCAGAG CAACTTGTAAAACATTCCGAGTTCAAAGACTTCAAGATGACACGTGAAAATAGATATGGTTATATTGCAAACTTGTGTGTTATCAAACCTGCACGTTGCCAGGGTGTTGGAAGTAATATGCTGCAATTTGCTATTAAGCAAGCAAAGTTGGATG AATTAGAACGggtatatatgcatgttgaTAGAAAGAATAAAAAGGCACAGGGCCTTTACAACAAGATGGGATTTCAG ATTGTTGAAAGCGCGAGCGCTCAGTTGGAAAAAGATCAACTTTATTTGCTATATCTGAAGATCTAG
- the LOC126791325 gene encoding uncharacterized protein LOC126791325, which translates to MSSSKSNLRSSCSFPNLLLACLNFILFILSATSLVPTILLRMPPTSMGMAFLMISGISLLSSFVSFYSHLCFITHVSLLLASLVGQILGILALFTKERSTISTLKSPRDPREAKLLVRLECGVLMAMLMMQMVVLMLSCAVQSCWVREYEGLEAERQAMTKKRSQRIAKVQEESMANAEKIAEIKAKGLDEKMKNKYGQRVKPEFDA; encoded by the coding sequence ATGTCTTCCTCGAAATCCAATCTCAGGAGCTCTTGTTCTTTCCCTAATCTCCTCCTAGCATGCTTGAATTTCATCCTCTTCATTCTCTCTGCCACATCTCTAGTCCCCACTATCCTCCTCCGAATGCCCCCAACTTCGATGGGCATGGCATTCCTCATGATTTCGGGAATCTCACTTCTCTCTTCATTTGTAAGCTTCTACTCCCACCTCTGCTTCATAACCCACGTCTCCCTTCTCCTCGCATCCTTGGTCGGACAAATCCTTGGCATACTGGCTCTGTTTACCAAAGAGCGCTCTACCATTTCGACGCTCAAGTCCCCCAGGGACCCGAGAGAGGCCAAGCTCTTGGTGAGGTTGGAATGCGGGGTTTTGATGGCAATGCTGATGATGCAGATGGTGGTCTTGATGTTGAGCTGTGCAGTGCAGAGCTGCTGGGTTAGAGAGTATGAAGGATTGGAAGCCGAGAGACAGGCCATGACCAAGAAGAGGAGTCAGCGTATTGCCAAGGTTCAAGAGGAGTCCATGGCTAATGCTGAGAAGATTGCAGAGATCAAGGCTAAGGGGCTTgatgagaagatgaagaacaagTATGGACAGAGGGTGAAGCCTGAATTTGACGCCTGA
- the LOC126791309 gene encoding uncharacterized protein LOC126791309 isoform X2, translating into MDSNGEEPSSWEELYSINWIPSELFLKFRKELQGLRVGLNLEFYNAPINECQPKIVFKPLATDRRWKFIYEPIRQDVRVLSKKIPLTNFLNLQVGIGHNFRMNATGWKWKLTTCFGGDGISRIRNKTSLGVCPGVDLRFGWRADYVLPEVTGALGTGEALFNMSTGKLEASLDRVEGILTHYDKGTLTCDDTNDLYDYKDQEPAED; encoded by the exons ATGGATTCAAATGGTGAAGAACCCAGTTCGTGGGAAGAGCTTTACAGTATCAACTGGATACCATCAGAGTTGTTTCTCAAGTTCCGGAAAGAACTTCAGGGTTTAAGGGTCGGTCTCAATTTGGAG TTCTATAATGCTCCAATCAATGAGTGTCAACCAAAGATTGTGTTCAAGCCGTTAGCTACTGATCGGAGGTGGAAGTTCATCTATGAACCTATCCGTCAAGATGTCCGTGTTCTTTCCAAGAAAATTCCTCTAACTAATTTTCTAAATCTTCAG GTTGGCATTGGCCATAATTTTCGAATGAATGCAACTGGATGGAAATGGAAGCTCACTACATGTTTTGGTGGAGATGGGATATCTCGGATTCGGAATAAGACATCACTTGGCGTGTGCCCTGGTGTAGATTTGCGTTTTGGGTGGAGGGCAGATTATGTGCTTCCAGAAGTTACTGG GGCTCTGGGCACTGGTGAAGCCTTGTTTAACATGAGCACAGGGAAATTAGAAGCATCACTGGATAGAGTTGAGGGCATTCTAACACACTATGATAAGGGCACTCTAACGTGCGATGACACAAATGATCTATACGACTATAAAGACCAG GAGCCAGCAGAGGACTGA
- the LOC126791309 gene encoding uncharacterized protein LOC126791309 isoform X1, whose amino-acid sequence MDSNGEEPSSWEELYSINWIPSELFLKFRKELQGLRVGLNLEFYNAPINECQPKIVFKPLATDRRWKFIYEPIRQDVRVLSKKIPLTNFLNLQVGIGHNFRMNATGWKWKLTTCFGGDGISRIRNKTSLGVCPGVDLRFGWRADYVLPEVTGALGTGEALFNMSTGKLEASLDRVEGILTHYDKGTLTCDDTNDLYDYKDQQEPAED is encoded by the exons ATGGATTCAAATGGTGAAGAACCCAGTTCGTGGGAAGAGCTTTACAGTATCAACTGGATACCATCAGAGTTGTTTCTCAAGTTCCGGAAAGAACTTCAGGGTTTAAGGGTCGGTCTCAATTTGGAG TTCTATAATGCTCCAATCAATGAGTGTCAACCAAAGATTGTGTTCAAGCCGTTAGCTACTGATCGGAGGTGGAAGTTCATCTATGAACCTATCCGTCAAGATGTCCGTGTTCTTTCCAAGAAAATTCCTCTAACTAATTTTCTAAATCTTCAG GTTGGCATTGGCCATAATTTTCGAATGAATGCAACTGGATGGAAATGGAAGCTCACTACATGTTTTGGTGGAGATGGGATATCTCGGATTCGGAATAAGACATCACTTGGCGTGTGCCCTGGTGTAGATTTGCGTTTTGGGTGGAGGGCAGATTATGTGCTTCCAGAAGTTACTGG GGCTCTGGGCACTGGTGAAGCCTTGTTTAACATGAGCACAGGGAAATTAGAAGCATCACTGGATAGAGTTGAGGGCATTCTAACACACTATGATAAGGGCACTCTAACGTGCGATGACACAAATGATCTATACGACTATAAAGACCAG CAGGAGCCAGCAGAGGACTGA